From Rutidosis leptorrhynchoides isolate AG116_Rl617_1_P2 chromosome 3, CSIRO_AGI_Rlap_v1, whole genome shotgun sequence, a single genomic window includes:
- the LOC139898131 gene encoding probable pectin methylesterase CGR3 has product MSRRPASLSRRLGDGASIPFMGSLNSKSRTSPFLSVGLLVLGAILIIGYVYSSGGSSGDKAYLSRLEGGGVSCSTEIYQALPYLKKAYGDSMHKVLHVGPESCAVVSKLLKEEDTEAWGLEPYDLDETDANCKNLIRKGIVRVADIKFPLPYKSKSFSLVIVSDALDYLSPKYLNKTIPELARVSSDGFVILSGYPGQRRVKVAEMSKFGRPAKLRSSTWWIRFFVQTKLEENEVATKKFEMAAAKKAYQSTCQIFHLKSLH; this is encoded by the exons ATGTCAAGGAGGCCAGCTAGTTTATCTAGGAGATTGGGAGATGGAGCTAGCATTCCGTTTATGGGATCGTTGAATTCGAAATCACGTACATCGCCGTTTTTATCTGTTGGGCTTTTAGTACTG GGAGCTATTCTGATAATTGGTTACGTGTATAGTTCAG GTGGAAGCAGTGGTGATAAAGCATATCTAAGTAGGCTTGAAG GTGGTGGTGTTTCATGTTCAACTGAGATTTATCAAGCATTACCTTATCTGAAAAAAGCATACGGTGATAGCATGCATAAAGTTCTGCATGTGGGTCCCGAGTCTTGTGCAGTAGTCTCCAAGTTATTAAAAGAAGAAGATACAGAAGCATGGGGTCTGGAACCATATGATTTAGATGAAACTGATGCCAACTGCAAAAACCTTATACGCAAAGGCATTGTTCGTGTTGCCGATATTAAGTTTCCTCTCCCTTATAAATCAAAATCCTTTTCTCTTGTTATTGTGTCAGATGCTCTTGACTATCTGTCTCCAAAGTACCTCAACAAGACTATTCCGGAATTAGCTAGAGTATCTTCAGATGGATTTGTTATTCTTTCTG GTTATCCAGGTCAGCGTAGAGTTAAAGTTGCAGAGATGTCCAAATTTGGCCGCCCT GCAAAACTACGAAGCTCTACCTGGTGGATTCGGTTTTTCGTTCAAACTAAATTAGAAGAGAACGAAGTCGCTACTAAGAAGTTCGAAATGGCTGCAGCCAAGAAGGCATACCAATCAACCTGTCAAATTTTCCATCTCAAATCACTTCATTGA